One part of the Sporosarcina ureae genome encodes these proteins:
- a CDS encoding ECF transporter S component, whose protein sequence is MNNKKLRKLILVAILGSISTVLMQFNFPIPAMPGFLKIDFSEIPAVMAIMTMGPVAGIGVELLKNVMHWFLSGSPTGVPVGEIANFATGVLFIMPIYWIFMKYRSAKGLMTGLFAGTVAMAVGMSLLNYLVFLPMYTYFLGMPAVTGDSLYQMIILGILPFNLVKGVILLVITLMLYRSMEKWILQQQKKLSF, encoded by the coding sequence GTGAATAACAAGAAGTTACGTAAGTTAATTTTGGTGGCAATATTGGGAAGTATTTCAACGGTGTTGATGCAGTTTAACTTCCCCATCCCGGCTATGCCCGGATTTTTAAAGATCGACTTCAGTGAGATTCCTGCTGTTATGGCAATCATGACAATGGGACCTGTAGCAGGTATTGGCGTAGAGTTATTGAAAAACGTCATGCACTGGTTCTTATCAGGCAGCCCGACAGGAGTACCGGTAGGAGAAATCGCAAACTTTGCGACAGGTGTATTATTCATTATGCCGATCTACTGGATCTTCATGAAGTATCGTTCAGCTAAAGGTCTGATGACAGGTTTGTTCGCAGGTACAGTAGCAATGGCAGTAGGTATGAGCTTGTTGAATTACTTAGTGTTCTTGCCGATGTACACATACTTCCTTGGTATGCCAGCAGTTACTGGCGACTCATTGTATCAGATGATTATCTTAGGAATCTTGCCGTTCAACCTAGTCAAGGGTGTCATTTTATTGGTCATCACATTGATGTTATATAGAAGTATGGAGAAGTGGATTCTTCAGCAACAAAAGAAATTATCATTTTAA
- the resA gene encoding thiol-disulfide oxidoreductase ResA, whose translation MAKKKNKKTIRLISRAALLLILAAILIYAITSKDKVKVLAEGDTAPDFELVDLEGNEHRLSDYKGQGVFLNFWGTWCPPCKKEMPHMEDLYKDFEAKGVHILTVNVGEPKVKIELFRDDMDLSFPMLWDKNKTVMDLYNIKPLPTTFLINPEGKITKVIKQGMTEQQIYEYLESIQPK comes from the coding sequence TTGGCCAAAAAGAAAAACAAAAAGACTATCAGGCTAATTAGCAGAGCAGCCCTTCTATTAATTTTAGCTGCAATTCTTATCTACGCAATTACTTCAAAAGATAAAGTGAAAGTCTTGGCGGAAGGTGATACAGCTCCTGATTTCGAGCTTGTAGATTTAGAAGGAAATGAACATCGGTTATCGGATTACAAAGGACAAGGCGTATTCCTGAATTTCTGGGGTACATGGTGTCCACCTTGTAAAAAGGAAATGCCTCACATGGAGGATCTCTATAAAGACTTTGAAGCGAAAGGTGTACATATCCTTACTGTCAACGTAGGAGAACCAAAAGTGAAAATAGAACTTTTTAGAGATGACATGGACCTTTCATTCCCGATGTTATGGGATAAGAACAAAACCGTTATGGATTTGTATAATATCAAACCATTACCTACAACTTTCCTCATCAATCCAGAAGGAAAGATTACGAAAGTCATTAAACAGGGAATGACAGAGCAACAAATTTACGAGTATTTAGAAAGCATTCAACCAAAGTAA
- a CDS encoding response regulator transcription factor: MEETVKLLVVDDEDRIRRLLNMYLSREGYEIEEAVDGADALEKVFAGQYDCILLDVMMPEKDGMEVLAELRENKIMTPVILLTAKGEEADRVSGFESGADDYIVKPFSPREVVLRVKAMLRRSVAFPNVSSNTTSKDLVVYPQLTIDHDAHRVTAEGKEVNLTPKEYELLYFLAKSPDKVFDREQLLKEVWHYEFFGDLRTVDTHVKRLREKLSRVSERAAKMIVTVWGVGYKFEVPNE, encoded by the coding sequence GTGGAAGAAACAGTGAAGCTCTTAGTGGTGGATGATGAGGATCGCATTCGTCGCCTATTGAATATGTATTTATCTAGAGAAGGTTATGAAATTGAAGAAGCGGTCGATGGAGCAGATGCGCTAGAAAAAGTGTTTGCTGGACAATATGATTGTATATTGCTCGACGTAATGATGCCTGAAAAAGATGGCATGGAAGTATTAGCTGAACTGCGTGAAAATAAAATTATGACGCCTGTTATTTTATTGACAGCAAAAGGTGAAGAAGCAGATCGTGTAAGCGGGTTTGAAAGTGGTGCAGATGATTACATCGTCAAGCCATTCAGTCCAAGGGAAGTAGTTTTACGCGTCAAGGCTATGCTCCGACGTTCGGTAGCATTCCCGAACGTTTCATCTAACACGACGTCTAAAGATTTAGTGGTTTATCCACAACTAACGATTGACCATGACGCGCATCGTGTGACAGCTGAAGGGAAAGAAGTAAATTTAACGCCGAAAGAATATGAATTATTATATTTCCTAGCGAAATCACCAGACAAAGTATTTGATCGTGAACAATTGCTGAAGGAAGTATGGCATTACGAATTCTTTGGAGATTTACGTACAGTGGATACACACGTCAAAAGGCTCCGTGAAAAATTGAGCCGGGTTTCAGAGCGGGCAGCAAAAATGATTGTCACTGTTTGGGGTGTCGGTTATAAGTTCGAGGTTCCGAACGAGTGA
- a CDS encoding pseudouridine synthase has translation MERLQKVLAQAGVASRRKSEKLILDGLVKVNGKVVTELGTKVTRMDTIEVEGVQLTKETPVYYLLYKPRGYISTVDDEKGRKTVMDLVPEVSQRIFPVGRLDYDTSGVLLMTNDGDFSYLMTHPKFEIKKKYVAKVKGIPSRDDLKKLETGIELDDGSTAPARVKMTSSDKKTNSAIVEITIHEGRNRQVRRMFDAINCPVQKLKREEFANLTTRGLNAGEARELTRHELKQLRVLAETGKIG, from the coding sequence ATGGAAAGATTACAAAAGGTATTGGCACAAGCCGGCGTAGCGTCAAGAAGAAAGTCAGAAAAACTTATATTGGATGGCTTGGTTAAAGTAAATGGTAAAGTCGTGACAGAATTAGGCACTAAAGTTACTAGAATGGACACAATTGAGGTAGAAGGAGTTCAATTAACAAAAGAAACTCCTGTCTATTATCTGCTTTATAAACCACGTGGTTATATCTCAACAGTAGATGACGAAAAGGGTCGCAAAACCGTTATGGATTTAGTGCCAGAAGTCAGCCAGCGTATTTTCCCGGTTGGCAGATTGGATTATGATACATCGGGCGTATTGTTGATGACGAACGACGGGGACTTCTCTTACTTAATGACTCATCCGAAGTTTGAAATCAAAAAGAAATATGTAGCAAAAGTAAAAGGAATTCCTTCCCGCGATGATCTTAAAAAGCTGGAGACAGGAATCGAATTAGATGACGGTAGTACTGCTCCTGCTCGTGTGAAAATGACAAGTTCGGATAAGAAAACCAATTCAGCGATTGTCGAGATCACAATCCATGAAGGGCGTAACCGTCAAGTACGAAGAATGTTCGACGCAATTAATTGCCCTGTGCAAAAATTGAAGCGTGAAGAGTTTGCGAACTTGACTACTCGTGGATTGAATGCTGGAGAAGCACGTGAGTTAACTAGACACGAATTGAAACAATTACGCGTCTTGGCAGAAACAGGTAAGATCGGCTAA
- a CDS encoding ATP-binding protein, with product MMRIWNSIVGKLWATILLLVSFVLFIVTLFLLEFLDNFHTKQAEESLQREAATISKIVNDRNGQTNDSIHQIIEDILDLETNAIVVDRQGDILYSFHTSSSKDEIEEKLLSESVLFESPESGKQKMKEMILPSLTEKDVMEQFLILSYPFKQASGEEASVLMYQSLDAVHRTTKSTTNIVFLSAFIAFLLTTFFAFFLSTRITLPLRKMKQAAFELSKGNFDTHLPVAQKDEIGQLATAFNQMGRQLKYNIELIKQEKEQLSSILTSMTDAVVTFNQDYSILLKNPQAELLLKKWYGFNEKKNHPLPKEVFHMLEHAISFAEEVEDELELGGQFYVISISPLYSENSIRGAVAVFRDMTEQHKLDKLRSDFIANVSHELRTPISMLQGYSEAIIDDVVSSEEERMEMVQIIHDESKRMSRLVTDLLNLARMESGYIQLHKEPLSIVEFLERMVTKFSQVAKDAEVDLSLDTEEMNTLLVTADEDRLEQVFTNLIDNAIRHTPDGGAVTLGVYKSAGMLDITVADTGVGIPEKDLPFVFERFYKADKARTRGKGGTGLGLAIAKNIMEAHDGSILATRGDEKGTIFICSLPFDAINK from the coding sequence GTGATGCGAATATGGAATTCAATTGTCGGGAAGCTATGGGCAACCATATTGCTTCTCGTTTCGTTTGTCCTGTTTATTGTCACACTGTTCTTGCTTGAGTTTCTGGATAACTTCCATACGAAACAAGCAGAAGAGTCCTTGCAGAGGGAAGCTGCCACCATCAGCAAGATTGTGAACGATCGCAATGGACAAACGAATGATTCCATTCACCAGATTATAGAAGATATCCTCGACTTGGAGACGAACGCAATTGTAGTTGATCGACAGGGCGATATTTTATATTCATTCCATACATCCTCAAGTAAAGATGAAATTGAAGAAAAGCTTCTTTCTGAAAGCGTTTTATTCGAGTCACCTGAATCAGGTAAGCAAAAAATGAAAGAAATGATATTGCCTTCATTGACAGAAAAAGATGTCATGGAGCAATTTTTAATTTTATCCTATCCATTTAAACAAGCAAGTGGTGAGGAAGCGAGTGTACTGATGTATCAAAGTCTAGATGCTGTGCACCGTACAACAAAAAGTACAACGAATATCGTATTCTTATCTGCTTTTATTGCCTTTCTTTTGACTACATTCTTTGCATTTTTCCTATCTACGCGAATCACGTTGCCATTACGTAAAATGAAGCAAGCGGCGTTTGAATTGTCTAAAGGCAATTTTGATACGCATTTACCGGTTGCGCAAAAAGATGAAATTGGTCAGTTGGCTACGGCTTTTAATCAGATGGGACGTCAATTGAAGTATAATATCGAATTGATTAAGCAAGAGAAAGAACAGCTTTCGAGCATTCTCACCTCAATGACAGACGCAGTAGTAACGTTTAATCAAGATTACTCTATCCTGCTGAAAAATCCTCAAGCTGAATTACTGTTGAAAAAGTGGTATGGCTTCAATGAGAAAAAGAATCATCCATTGCCTAAAGAAGTCTTTCATATGTTGGAGCATGCTATTTCGTTTGCTGAGGAAGTGGAAGATGAATTGGAATTAGGTGGGCAGTTTTATGTGATTTCTATTAGCCCATTGTACAGTGAAAACAGTATACGAGGTGCTGTGGCGGTATTCCGGGATATGACTGAACAGCATAAATTGGATAAGTTACGTTCGGATTTCATTGCTAACGTATCGCATGAACTACGGACGCCGATTTCGATGTTGCAAGGGTATAGTGAAGCGATCATTGATGACGTAGTGAGCAGTGAAGAAGAGCGTATGGAAATGGTACAGATCATTCATGATGAGTCAAAACGTATGAGTCGTCTAGTCACAGATTTGCTGAATTTAGCAAGAATGGAGTCTGGCTACATTCAACTTCATAAAGAACCTTTATCCATTGTAGAGTTTTTGGAGCGCATGGTAACAAAGTTTTCACAAGTTGCAAAAGATGCGGAGGTAGACTTGTCGCTAGATACTGAGGAAATGAACACTCTACTCGTGACAGCTGACGAAGACCGTCTAGAACAAGTATTCACCAATTTGATTGACAATGCTATCCGTCACACCCCGGATGGTGGAGCTGTGACGTTAGGCGTCTACAAATCTGCTGGTATGCTCGATATTACAGTAGCCGATACAGGCGTCGGTATTCCTGAAAAAGACTTGCCGTTCGTCTTTGAACGTTTCTATAAAGCCGATAAAGCAAGAACTAGAGGGAAAGGCGGAACGGGACTTGGTTTAGCTATTGCAAAAAATATTATGGAAGCACACGATGGGTCGATTTTAGCGACACGTGGTGATGAAAAAGGAACGATCTTTATTTGTTCGCTCCCATTTGACGCAATAAATAAATGA
- the resB gene encoding cytochrome c biogenesis protein ResB, which translates to MSKIKCQCGHENPYGTELCEKCGRPLSEKAKKSDIVDMRYEGSSRRSQTYKSSIVDKIWNFFSSVKIGVSIIAAVLIASAIGTIFPQKFYVPATTPEGYLEYYERLYGTVGKLYYELGLYDMYNSWWFKVLVGMLATSIIIASIDRVVPLYKSLKKQRTRRHPSFMKRQRIFGEGDVQNTEESLVKAEEKLKAMRYNVKTENGAILAEKHRFSRWGPYINHVGLIIFISGILLRGIPGFYVDEAMWLREGETRNIVGAPGYVLENKKFTLENYTKEEAEEVFGEALDKNGTIAKSYTTDVTLYKQEEGALPGSESLKKVEDYSINVNKPLKFDGYNVFQMDYKLDELKNMTFHLVNKSSEESLGEFTVNLSDPEKEYDLGNGSTVNMLGFYPDYDGIKDGEPYSKSPVPNNPAFIFQMNTPDKPKGEKSFVAIRQTLEVEENDYAIKFAAAETRNISGLTIRKDKTLYILLFGGLVFMIGVIQGMYWQHRRVWIQEDTEGHLLIAAHTNKNWFSLRKELDTLRETADLPAYIDRQDPELDKPEQEGDEEIWT; encoded by the coding sequence ATGAGCAAAATCAAATGCCAATGCGGGCATGAAAATCCTTATGGTACAGAGCTTTGTGAGAAGTGTGGTCGTCCCTTATCTGAAAAAGCAAAGAAAAGTGATATTGTAGATATGCGCTACGAAGGATCTTCTAGAAGATCTCAAACCTATAAGAGTTCCATTGTCGATAAAATTTGGAACTTCTTCTCCAGTGTCAAGATTGGCGTTAGTATTATTGCGGCGGTATTAATCGCGTCAGCAATTGGAACCATCTTTCCGCAGAAGTTCTATGTACCTGCCACTACGCCGGAAGGCTATTTGGAATACTATGAGCGTTTGTATGGTACGGTAGGAAAACTTTATTATGAGCTAGGCTTATATGATATGTATAATAGCTGGTGGTTTAAAGTGCTGGTCGGTATGCTTGCAACTTCTATTATTATCGCAAGTATTGACCGTGTGGTTCCGCTTTATAAATCACTTAAAAAGCAACGTACACGTCGTCATCCATCCTTTATGAAGCGTCAGCGGATTTTCGGAGAAGGTGATGTTCAAAATACAGAAGAGTCCCTTGTAAAAGCAGAAGAGAAACTAAAAGCAATGCGCTACAATGTGAAAACGGAAAATGGCGCAATTTTAGCTGAAAAACATCGATTTTCACGTTGGGGCCCATATATTAACCACGTCGGATTAATTATTTTCATTTCGGGCATTCTGCTGAGAGGGATTCCTGGTTTTTATGTTGACGAAGCGATGTGGCTCCGTGAAGGAGAAACACGTAATATCGTCGGAGCACCAGGTTATGTACTTGAAAATAAAAAGTTCACTTTAGAGAATTATACAAAAGAAGAAGCAGAAGAAGTATTCGGTGAGGCGTTGGATAAGAATGGCACGATCGCCAAATCATATACAACAGACGTTACATTGTATAAACAAGAAGAGGGAGCACTACCTGGTAGTGAAAGTCTTAAAAAAGTGGAGGATTACTCCATCAATGTCAACAAGCCATTGAAGTTTGATGGATATAATGTTTTCCAGATGGATTATAAACTGGACGAGCTTAAAAACATGACATTCCATTTGGTAAATAAATCTTCTGAAGAATCTCTTGGAGAATTTACGGTGAATTTAAGTGACCCAGAGAAGGAATATGATCTTGGAAATGGCTCTACTGTCAATATGCTCGGTTTTTATCCAGATTATGATGGAATTAAAGACGGGGAACCCTATTCGAAATCACCTGTTCCGAATAATCCAGCGTTCATTTTTCAAATGAACACACCGGATAAGCCAAAAGGTGAAAAGAGTTTCGTTGCAATTCGTCAAACGCTGGAAGTAGAAGAGAACGACTATGCGATTAAGTTCGCAGCTGCCGAGACACGAAATATTTCTGGTTTAACAATCCGTAAAGATAAGACATTATATATCCTCTTATTCGGTGGTTTAGTATTTATGATTGGTGTTATTCAAGGTATGTACTGGCAACACCGCAGAGTATGGATTCAAGAAGATACAGAAGGACATCTATTGATTGCTGCACATACGAATAAAAACTGGTTCTCTTTACGTAAAGAGCTAGATACATTACGAGAAACTGCAGACTTGCCTGCTTATATAGATCGTCAGGATCCTGAGTTGGACAAGCCAGAACAGGAAGGGGACGAGGAAATATGGACTTAG
- a CDS encoding sigma-70 family RNA polymerase sigma factor, with protein sequence MDDSVFQRLYEDYNRDVFNFLIYLTRNREVAEDLMHEVYVRVLKSYGRFEGKSSEKTWLFAIAKNVSIDYFRKQSTIKKHTNIHFDWETQQLTATDKLPEHFIEADEQQKQLLEVLHTCTGDQKMVILMRFFQDLSVAETAEVLDWTESKVKTTQHRAIKALKTKLDVRSVKEGG encoded by the coding sequence ATGGATGACTCTGTTTTCCAACGTTTGTATGAAGACTATAACCGCGATGTATTTAACTTCCTGATATATCTAACTCGCAATCGGGAGGTAGCGGAAGATCTAATGCATGAAGTCTATGTGCGTGTTCTTAAATCCTACGGCCGTTTCGAAGGAAAAAGCTCCGAGAAAACATGGCTGTTTGCAATAGCGAAAAATGTGTCTATTGATTATTTCCGAAAACAATCAACTATCAAAAAGCATACTAATATTCATTTTGATTGGGAAACACAGCAATTGACCGCAACTGATAAACTACCTGAGCATTTCATTGAAGCGGATGAACAACAGAAACAATTGCTGGAAGTATTGCACACTTGTACGGGGGATCAAAAGATGGTCATCCTCATGCGGTTTTTCCAAGATCTTTCGGTTGCTGAAACTGCAGAAGTTTTGGATTGGACCGAAAGCAAAGTGAAAACAACACAGCATCGTGCAATAAAAGCATTGAAAACGAAACTTGACGTACGTTCTGTGAAGGAGGGGGGATGA
- a CDS encoding helix-turn-helix domain-containing protein produces the protein MSFDSILLTIFQRLHGERSAQGVYHILRGKRSGQTLQDVEYYQVKSYYALLPQLSSSEFQQALERMVADGLIYIDKLVYVTAKGQMATGSEMWRFNGWDYRGREREFGRRLALTVQTLSNLRRGETMFMPIQKELPTQQFVKGFLRNQSKPMNTLSISLQKELEHALTDAQVPELQCTIVIGRLSGNRLTAFTWEQMAESLNMPIRSIQLYYLEALHMLLDFIHQQRNTPLLKELAAGCRVDTYLTQSAERTRKLFERGYTVEQISSLRNLKLSTIEDHFIEMAANVESFPYEEFVTNEQIDQVWRHVEQMQTKRLRVLKEQCPELTYFQLRLIIIIGRRES, from the coding sequence ATGAGTTTTGATTCCATCTTACTAACGATCTTTCAACGCCTTCATGGTGAGCGTTCGGCGCAAGGTGTTTACCACATACTTCGTGGGAAACGATCGGGACAGACATTGCAAGACGTCGAATATTATCAAGTCAAATCATACTACGCACTGTTGCCACAGTTGTCCTCAAGCGAATTCCAGCAGGCGCTCGAGCGGATGGTGGCGGACGGTCTTATCTATATAGATAAACTTGTTTATGTCACAGCAAAAGGTCAAATGGCTACAGGGAGTGAAATGTGGCGATTTAATGGCTGGGACTATCGCGGACGTGAAAGAGAATTCGGTAGGCGATTGGCATTGACAGTTCAAACCTTGTCTAATTTGCGAAGAGGTGAAACTATGTTCATGCCTATTCAGAAAGAATTGCCTACTCAGCAATTTGTAAAAGGATTTCTGCGTAATCAATCAAAACCGATGAATACACTATCTATATCGCTGCAGAAAGAATTGGAACACGCACTAACAGACGCTCAAGTACCCGAGTTGCAATGTACAATAGTGATTGGTCGATTATCAGGAAACCGGCTTACCGCCTTTACTTGGGAGCAGATGGCAGAAAGTCTCAACATGCCGATCCGTTCGATCCAACTTTATTATCTAGAAGCATTGCATATGTTGCTCGATTTTATTCACCAACAACGAAATACTCCATTGCTAAAAGAATTAGCTGCAGGTTGTAGAGTGGACACGTATTTGACACAATCCGCTGAGAGAACGAGGAAGCTATTCGAGCGTGGTTATACCGTTGAACAAATTTCTTCTTTGCGGAATTTGAAATTAAGTACAATAGAAGATCATTTTATTGAAATGGCTGCGAATGTAGAAAGTTTTCCATATGAAGAGTTTGTGACAAACGAACAAATTGATCAAGTTTGGCGTCATGTAGAACAGATGCAAACAAAGCGATTACGTGTATTAAAAGAACAGTGTCCAGAATTGACGTATTTTCAACTACGATTAATAATCATTATTGGAAGGAGGGAGAGCTAA
- a CDS encoding ferredoxin: MSSKKYTIVDQDTCIACGACGAAAPDIYDYDDEGIAFVILDDNTGNTEVPEELMEDLEDAFDGCPTDSIKIADEAFEGDPLKYED; this comes from the coding sequence ATGTCTAGCAAAAAATATACGATTGTCGATCAGGATACGTGTATAGCTTGCGGGGCCTGCGGGGCTGCTGCACCAGATATATATGATTATGACGATGAGGGGATTGCATTTGTTATTTTAGATGATAACACGGGAAACACTGAAGTTCCAGAAGAACTGATGGAGGATCTCGAGGATGCGTTTGATGGCTGCCCTACTGATTCAATTAAAATTGCGGATGAAGCCTTTGAAGGCGATCCATTAAAATATGAAGATTGA
- the ccsB gene encoding c-type cytochrome biogenesis protein CcsB — MDLVTISSNLLLVSFVAYLVATMFFGGAIKKSKSEKAYHNSKWGTIGIVITIIGFLTHLGYFFTRWAASGHAPLSNMFEFTTAFGMMLVGAFIMLYLIYRTPSLGLFALPIAIIIISYATMFPTDVTPLIPALQSKWLFIHVITTVIGESILAISAIAGLVYLVKNIDMTKKSKSRFWIEAVMYTLVLVLGFVVASTTFKVMDYQADFTYINKDQVPAEITYHVPPLFGMNEYEAMTPDKMTPWVELPPIINAQKMSSLVWSIAIGSVLYVLLRLIARKPLAAVFQPLARKANSQLMDEIGYRAVLIGFPVFTLGALIFAMIWAHEAWSRFWGWDPKEVWALITWLFYAAFLHLRLSKGWEGKKSAWLAVIGFVIIMFNLIAVNLIIAGLHSYA; from the coding sequence ATGGACTTAGTTACCATTAGTAGTAATTTATTATTAGTTTCGTTTGTTGCGTATTTAGTGGCAACAATGTTCTTTGGTGGGGCAATTAAAAAATCGAAATCTGAAAAGGCTTATCATAATAGTAAGTGGGGAACAATCGGTATTGTCATTACAATCATCGGTTTCCTTACTCACCTAGGCTATTTCTTTACTAGATGGGCTGCATCAGGTCACGCTCCATTAAGTAATATGTTTGAATTTACGACTGCGTTCGGTATGATGCTTGTTGGTGCATTCATCATGTTGTATCTAATATACCGAACACCGTCACTCGGATTGTTTGCATTACCTATTGCGATTATTATTATCTCGTATGCAACTATGTTCCCGACGGACGTAACTCCGCTAATCCCTGCTTTGCAGAGTAAATGGTTGTTCATCCACGTAATCACGACGGTTATTGGTGAATCTATCCTTGCAATCAGTGCGATAGCAGGTCTTGTGTATTTGGTGAAAAATATCGACATGACAAAGAAATCCAAATCGCGTTTTTGGATTGAAGCAGTTATGTATACGCTAGTTTTAGTACTTGGATTTGTTGTGGCATCTACAACATTTAAGGTAATGGATTATCAAGCTGATTTCACATACATCAATAAAGATCAAGTGCCAGCTGAAATCACATATCACGTTCCTCCGCTATTCGGAATGAATGAGTATGAAGCCATGACACCGGATAAAATGACACCTTGGGTGGAGTTACCTCCGATCATCAATGCTCAAAAAATGTCTTCTCTAGTTTGGTCTATTGCCATAGGTTCAGTGCTTTACGTACTATTACGCTTAATTGCACGCAAACCACTCGCTGCGGTCTTCCAACCGCTAGCGCGGAAGGCGAATTCTCAACTGATGGATGAAATCGGCTATCGTGCTGTATTGATTGGTTTCCCAGTGTTCACGCTCGGTGCTTTAATTTTCGCTATGATTTGGGCGCATGAAGCTTGGTCACGATTCTGGGGTTGGGATCCGAAAGAAGTGTGGGCACTCATTACATGGTTGTTCTACGCTGCATTCCTTCACTTGCGTTTATCAAAAGGTTGGGAAGGTAAAAAGTCTGCATGGCTTGCTGTCATCGGATTTGTTATCATCATGTTCAACCTGATTGCCGTAAACTTAATTATTGCAGGTTTACACTCCTATGCATAA